A part of Pararoseomonas sp. SCSIO 73927 genomic DNA contains:
- a CDS encoding Lrp/AsnC family transcriptional regulator, whose protein sequence is MPSPPELDSTDRAILRLIQRDAALSLAAIAEAVGLTPTPCWKRIRRMEAAGVITGRATLLDPARVGLPLSVFVSLEIGDHSAGWIEAFAWRVSAMPEVLECWRMGGDVDYLLRVAVADMAAYDAFYRRLTAEVPQLRNVTSRFAMERVKSTTALPV, encoded by the coding sequence ATGCCGTCTCCGCCGGAGTTGGACTCCACCGACCGCGCGATTCTCCGGCTGATCCAGCGGGACGCGGCACTCTCCCTCGCGGCCATCGCGGAGGCGGTGGGGCTCACCCCGACCCCGTGCTGGAAGCGCATCCGGCGGATGGAGGCGGCGGGAGTGATCACCGGCCGCGCCACCCTGCTGGACCCGGCCCGGGTGGGCCTGCCGCTCTCCGTCTTCGTCTCGCTGGAGATCGGGGACCATTCCGCCGGGTGGATCGAGGCCTTCGCGTGGAGGGTTTCCGCCATGCCGGAGGTGCTGGAGTGCTGGCGGATGGGCGGGGACGTGGACTACCTGCTGCGCGTGGCGGTGGCGGACATGGCGGCCTACGACGCCTTCTACCGCCGGCTGACGGCGGAGGTGCCGCAGCTGCGCAACGTCACCAGCCGCTTCGCCATGGAGCGGGTGAAATCCACCACCGCGCTGCCGGTGTAA
- the rpe gene encoding ribulose-phosphate 3-epimerase — protein sequence MTRAAPHPVLIAPSLLAADFTRLAEEVAAIEAAGADWLHLDIMDGHFVPNISFGPAVVKALRPLTRMPFDVHLMIAPADPYLAAFAEAGADLISLHPEAGPHLHRSLQTIRGLGKKAGVVLNPGTPVEAVAPVLDLLDLILVMSVNPGFGGQSFIDSQLAKIAALRATIDRSGRDIRLQVDGGVTAKTASMCIEAGADVLVAGTAVFGAPDRAAAIAALRGPARNMSAGAARNIEDARA from the coding sequence GTGACACGCGCAGCCCCCCACCCCGTCCTGATCGCGCCCTCCCTCCTGGCCGCCGACTTCACGCGGCTCGCGGAGGAGGTGGCCGCCATCGAGGCCGCCGGCGCCGACTGGCTGCACCTGGACATCATGGACGGCCACTTCGTGCCGAACATCTCCTTCGGCCCCGCGGTCGTGAAGGCGCTCCGCCCCCTCACCCGCATGCCCTTCGACGTGCACCTGATGATCGCCCCGGCCGATCCCTACCTGGCCGCCTTCGCGGAGGCCGGGGCGGACCTGATCTCCCTCCACCCGGAGGCGGGGCCGCACCTGCACCGCTCCCTCCAGACCATCCGGGGGCTGGGGAAGAAGGCGGGGGTGGTGCTGAACCCCGGCACCCCGGTGGAGGCCGTGGCGCCGGTGCTGGACCTGCTGGACCTGATCCTCGTCATGTCCGTGAACCCCGGCTTCGGCGGGCAGTCCTTCATCGACAGTCAGCTGGCGAAGATCGCGGCGCTGCGGGCGACAATCGACCGCTCGGGCCGCGACATCCGGCTGCAGGTGGATGGCGGGGTGACGGCGAAGACCGCGTCGATGTGTATCGAGGCGGGGGCAGACGTGCTGGTGGCCGGCACCGCCGTGTTCGGGGCACCGGACCGCGCGGCCGCCATCGCCGCCCTTCGCGGCCCCGCCCGAAATATGTCTGCCGGCGCCGCCCGCAACATTGAGGACGCCCGGGCATGA
- a CDS encoding serine hydrolase, whose translation MILLPRRPLIGLALGALAHPALAQSTLAQSAGDALGDALREAASGLPRLHSVTVAREGRLLAEMRLRGPAPDAPQNIKSASKTLLAALVGIAIDRGVLRGVDQPVLPLLGPRPPGLDPRAEAITIGHLLTMRAGLERTSGANYGGWAAARDPVAYALTRPFVDEPGGGMQYSTGSTHILGAALARAARRPLLELARDWLGEPLGISVPPWPRDPQGRYYGGNDMRLTPRALLRFGECCRLGGAWNGAQVIPAAWLAESWVPRTRSAWSGQSYGYGWWIAAARGVPVYFAWGYGGQMLYLVPALGLSAVMLSDPAAPRDPEHMAGLHGLLTETIMPALGAAG comes from the coding sequence ATGATCCTTCTGCCGCGCCGGCCGCTGATCGGCCTCGCCCTGGGCGCCCTGGCGCACCCGGCCCTTGCCCAGTCCACCCTTGCCCAGTCGGCGGGGGACGCGCTCGGCGATGCGCTGCGGGAAGCGGCTTCGGGCCTGCCGCGCCTGCACAGCGTGACGGTGGCGCGGGAGGGGCGGCTGCTGGCCGAGATGCGGCTGCGCGGCCCGGCGCCGGACGCGCCGCAGAACATCAAGTCCGCCTCCAAGACCCTGCTCGCCGCGCTGGTGGGCATCGCGATCGACCGCGGCGTGCTGCGCGGGGTGGACCAGCCCGTGCTGCCGCTGCTCGGCCCGCGCCCGCCGGGGCTGGACCCGCGGGCGGAGGCGATCACGATCGGGCACCTGCTGACCATGCGGGCGGGGCTGGAGCGGACCTCCGGCGCGAATTACGGCGGCTGGGCTGCCGCGCGGGATCCCGTGGCCTACGCCCTGACCCGGCCCTTCGTGGACGAGCCGGGGGGTGGGATGCAGTACTCCACCGGCTCCACCCACATCCTCGGCGCGGCGCTGGCGCGCGCCGCGCGCCGGCCGCTGCTGGAGCTGGCGCGGGACTGGCTGGGGGAGCCGCTGGGCATTTCCGTGCCGCCCTGGCCGCGCGACCCGCAGGGCCGGTACTACGGCGGCAACGACATGCGGCTGACACCGCGCGCCCTGCTGCGCTTCGGGGAGTGCTGCCGCCTGGGCGGCGCCTGGAACGGGGCGCAGGTGATCCCCGCCGCCTGGCTGGCGGAGAGCTGGGTGCCCCGCACGCGGTCGGCCTGGAGCGGGCAGTCCTACGGCTACGGCTGGTGGATCGCGGCGGCGCGCGGGGTGCCCGTGTACTTCGCCTGGGGCTATGGCGGGCAGATGCTCTACCTCGTGCCCGCCCTGGGGCTGAGCGCGGTGATGCTGTCGGACCCGGCCGCGCCGCGGGACCCGGAGCACATGGCGGGGCTGCACGGGCTGCTGACGGAGACGATCATGCCGGCGCTGGGCGCCGCGGGCTGA
- the lysA gene encoding diaminopimelate decarboxylase — MASPVPVPHDTPDPDFADLLARRPQLKAHALDGLVMDDVPLAEIARQVGTPTWVYSAATLRRRHGTLRDALADAGLTASIHFAAKANDSLAVLRVLGAEGAGADVVSEGELLAARAAGIPAGRIVFSGVGKTEREIALALREGILQINAESAEEIERISAVADAMGATAPVCLRVNPDVDARTHAKISTGLAENKFGIPYTDAPALYARMAGMPGIRPVGLAVHIGSQITEGMAGFRAAYARVAEMAQALMGRGLPVERLDCGGGLGISYRDEAPPAPAALAGAIRATLGPLGLPVMLEPGRWIAAPAGVLLASVVLQKRGANRRFVILDAAMNDLVRPAMYEAWHGILPVAPDALHAPASPADVVGPVCETGDTFARGRALPDLPPGALVAFLDAGAYGATMSSTYNARPLAAEVLVDGHRWAVTRPRQPLEALLAHQVVPDWLGPTA, encoded by the coding sequence ATGGCCTCCCCTGTTCCCGTCCCGCACGACACGCCGGACCCCGATTTCGCCGACCTCCTCGCCCGGCGCCCGCAGCTGAAAGCGCACGCGCTGGACGGGCTGGTGATGGACGACGTGCCACTGGCGGAGATCGCGCGGCAGGTCGGCACGCCGACCTGGGTCTATTCCGCCGCCACGCTCCGACGCCGCCACGGCACCCTGCGGGACGCGCTGGCCGATGCCGGGCTGACGGCCTCCATCCACTTCGCGGCGAAGGCGAATGACAGCCTGGCCGTGCTGCGCGTGCTCGGCGCCGAGGGCGCGGGCGCGGACGTGGTGAGCGAGGGCGAGCTTCTCGCCGCCCGCGCCGCCGGCATCCCGGCGGGGCGCATCGTCTTCTCCGGCGTCGGCAAGACGGAGCGGGAGATTGCCCTCGCCCTGCGCGAGGGCATCCTGCAAATCAACGCGGAGAGCGCGGAGGAGATCGAGCGCATCTCCGCCGTCGCCGACGCGATGGGCGCCACCGCCCCGGTCTGCCTTCGCGTCAACCCGGACGTGGACGCGCGCACCCACGCGAAGATCTCCACGGGGCTGGCGGAGAACAAGTTCGGCATCCCCTACACGGACGCCCCCGCCCTCTACGCCCGCATGGCCGGGATGCCCGGCATCCGGCCGGTGGGGCTGGCCGTCCATATCGGCAGCCAGATCACCGAGGGCATGGCGGGCTTCCGCGCCGCCTATGCGCGCGTGGCGGAGATGGCGCAGGCGCTGATGGGCCGCGGCCTGCCGGTGGAGCGGCTGGATTGCGGCGGTGGCCTCGGCATCTCCTACCGCGACGAGGCGCCCCCTGCCCCCGCAGCGCTGGCAGGGGCCATCAGGGCCACCCTCGGCCCGCTCGGCCTGCCCGTGATGCTGGAGCCTGGGCGCTGGATCGCGGCACCGGCGGGCGTGCTGCTCGCCTCCGTCGTGCTGCAGAAGCGCGGGGCGAACCGGCGCTTCGTGATCCTGGACGCGGCGATGAACGACCTGGTGCGCCCGGCCATGTACGAGGCCTGGCACGGCATCCTGCCCGTGGCGCCCGATGCGCTGCACGCCCCCGCCTCCCCCGCCGACGTGGTGGGGCCGGTCTGCGAGACGGGGGACACCTTCGCGCGCGGCCGCGCCCTGCCGGACCTGCCGCCGGGGGCGCTGGTGGCCTTCCTCGACGCCGGGGCCTACGGCGCCACCATGTCCTCCACCTACAACGCCCGCCCCCTGGCGGCGGAGGTGCTGGTGGACGGGCACCGCTGGGCGGTGACGCGGCCGCGTCAGCCGCTGGAGGCGCTGCTGGCGCACCAGGTGGTGCCGGACTGGCTAGGGCCGACCGCTTGA
- a CDS encoding heparinase II/III family protein — protein sequence MSGWLRGARRTLSGLKPIRVPEAPSRAFRDLWPGDVARAGKLMEGELEVAGTVRPLPDDPSAFGPGAGGPAWRAALHGFAWLRDLRALGTDAARMHARDITRLWLESGTTDPVAIAPEVVGARLSAWLGHWDFLAATAEDGLRRALMARLAADARGLVAGLPAEARHRGALVALKGALAAAVALEEEPWLTRCLKLLPAEIDRQILPDGAQVERSPGILLLALQDLIEIRNLLHGAGIEAPPHLAHALDRAAPALRLFRHGDGGLAAFNGTREEAASLLDLVLTQAQARGRAPLILGDAGFQRLQAGRTLVIADCGTPPPRNGATAPGGLPRGADRLHHAGTLSFEMSIGRDRLIINCGAAPAAEGAWRDALRATAAHSTLTLADTNSSELTEDGLGRRPEHVEAERHEASGAQWLEATHDGWKKGFNAIHRRRLYLAESGDDLRGEDIVEADDLPAFTVRFHLHPAVTATLAEDGGSVMLRLPSGTAWRLRARGGKVSVEDSVQVFGEARAATQVAVAAEAGSGQVQWAIGRVAATEG from the coding sequence ATGAGCGGCTGGCTGCGCGGCGCGCGCCGCACCCTCTCCGGCCTGAAGCCCATCCGCGTGCCGGAGGCTCCCTCCCGCGCCTTCCGCGACCTCTGGCCCGGCGACGTGGCCCGGGCGGGGAAGCTGATGGAGGGCGAGCTGGAGGTGGCGGGCACAGTACGGCCGCTGCCGGACGACCCCTCCGCCTTCGGGCCCGGCGCAGGCGGCCCGGCCTGGCGCGCGGCGCTGCACGGCTTTGCCTGGCTGCGCGACCTGCGGGCGCTGGGCACGGATGCGGCGCGGATGCACGCGCGGGACATCACCCGGCTCTGGCTGGAATCCGGCACCACGGACCCCGTGGCCATCGCGCCGGAGGTGGTGGGAGCGCGGCTCTCCGCCTGGCTCGGCCACTGGGACTTCCTGGCCGCCACGGCCGAGGACGGGCTGCGCCGGGCCCTGATGGCGCGGCTGGCCGCCGATGCGCGCGGGCTGGTGGCCGGGCTGCCGGCCGAGGCGCGGCACCGGGGGGCCCTCGTCGCTCTCAAGGGCGCCCTGGCGGCCGCGGTGGCGCTGGAGGAGGAGCCCTGGCTCACCCGCTGCCTGAAGCTTCTGCCCGCGGAGATCGATCGCCAGATCCTGCCCGACGGCGCCCAGGTGGAGCGCAGCCCGGGCATCCTGCTGCTGGCGCTGCAGGACCTGATCGAGATCCGCAACCTGCTGCACGGCGCGGGGATCGAGGCGCCGCCGCACCTCGCCCACGCCCTGGACCGCGCCGCCCCCGCGCTGCGGCTGTTCCGCCACGGCGACGGGGGACTGGCCGCCTTCAACGGCACGCGGGAGGAGGCGGCGAGCCTGCTGGACCTCGTCCTCACCCAGGCCCAGGCCCGCGGGCGGGCGCCGCTCATCCTCGGCGATGCCGGGTTCCAGCGCCTGCAGGCCGGGCGCACCCTGGTGATCGCGGATTGCGGCACGCCGCCCCCGCGCAACGGCGCCACGGCGCCGGGCGGCCTGCCGCGCGGGGCGGACCGGCTGCACCATGCCGGCACCCTCTCCTTCGAGATGTCGATCGGGCGGGACCGCCTGATCATCAACTGCGGCGCGGCGCCGGCGGCCGAGGGCGCCTGGCGCGACGCGCTGCGCGCCACCGCCGCCCACTCCACCCTCACCCTCGCCGACACCAACAGCAGCGAGCTGACGGAGGACGGGCTGGGACGCCGCCCCGAGCACGTGGAGGCCGAGCGCCACGAGGCGAGCGGCGCCCAGTGGCTGGAAGCCACCCATGACGGCTGGAAGAAGGGCTTCAACGCGATCCACCGCCGCCGCCTCTACCTCGCGGAGTCCGGGGACGACCTGCGCGGCGAGGACATCGTGGAGGCCGACGACCTGCCCGCCTTCACCGTGCGCTTCCACCTGCACCCCGCCGTGACGGCGACGCTCGCGGAGGATGGCGGCTCGGTGATGCTGCGCCTCCCCTCCGGCACGGCCTGGCGCCTGCGCGCGCGGGGCGGGAAAGTCTCCGTGGAGGACAGCGTGCAGGTCTTCGGCGAGGCGCGGGCGGCGACCCAGGTGGCGGTGGCCGCCGAGGCCGGGTCCGGGCAGGTGCAGTGGGCCATCGGGCGGGTGGCGGCGACGGAGGGGTGA
- a CDS encoding CsbD family protein, which yields MDSDRIIGAGKQAAGEVQEGVGNLIGDSRTQAQGRKNQAQGEAQNQIGQLEDYIRDQPLTAAAIAVGFGWLLGRLRII from the coding sequence ATGGACAGCGATCGGATCATCGGCGCCGGCAAGCAGGCGGCGGGCGAGGTGCAGGAAGGCGTGGGCAACCTGATCGGCGACAGCCGCACCCAGGCCCAGGGCCGGAAGAACCAGGCCCAGGGCGAGGCCCAGAACCAGATCGGGCAGCTGGAGGACTACATCCGCGACCAGCCGCTGACGGCCGCCGCCATCGCGGTGGGCTTCGGCTGGCTGCTGGGCCGCCTGCGCATCATCTGA
- a CDS encoding tripartite tricarboxylate transporter substrate binding protein gives MRDLSRRNLLALAAAIPAPLAFSGPAAARPAFAQGGEAPAAPWPDRPVRIVVPVAPGGSLDILGRSVARALTGPLGQPVVVENHTGAGSNIAFDLVARARPDGLTILVGSDPLAINPALYPRISFDPVRDFAPIAELVRAPQVLVVKNGLEARTLADYRRLGQEAEGKLTLASQGNGSIGHLGGILLGQTLGFNTTHVPYRGGGPAVVDLVAGHIDSLLVTLPAAIEHIRGGRIRALAVTGSARAASLPDVPTVAESGFPGFEVVTWQGLLAPAGTPEPVLDRLHAETRRAMATPEVADNLRAQGFDLATGSRAEFAALVKAEAARWPGIVRASGARID, from the coding sequence ATGCGTGACCTCTCCCGCCGCAACCTCCTCGCCCTGGCGGCGGCGATTCCTGCTCCTCTGGCCTTCTCCGGCCCCGCTGCCGCCCGCCCGGCCTTCGCCCAGGGCGGCGAGGCCCCGGCCGCGCCCTGGCCCGACCGCCCCGTGAGGATCGTCGTGCCCGTCGCGCCCGGCGGCAGCCTGGACATCCTCGGCCGCAGCGTCGCCCGCGCCCTCACCGGCCCGCTCGGCCAGCCCGTGGTGGTGGAGAACCACACCGGCGCCGGCAGCAACATCGCCTTCGATCTCGTGGCCCGCGCCAGGCCGGACGGGCTGACGATCCTCGTCGGCTCCGACCCGCTGGCGATCAACCCCGCCCTCTACCCCCGGATCAGCTTTGACCCCGTCCGCGACTTCGCACCGATCGCCGAGCTCGTCCGCGCGCCCCAGGTGTTGGTGGTGAAGAACGGGCTGGAGGCGAGGACCCTCGCCGATTACCGGCGCCTGGGGCAGGAGGCGGAGGGCAAGCTCACCCTCGCCAGCCAGGGCAATGGTAGCATCGGGCACCTCGGCGGCATCCTCCTCGGCCAGACCCTGGGCTTCAACACCACCCACGTTCCCTACCGCGGCGGCGGCCCCGCCGTGGTGGACCTCGTGGCCGGCCACATCGACAGCCTTCTCGTCACGCTTCCCGCCGCCATCGAGCACATCCGCGGCGGCCGCATCCGGGCCCTGGCCGTGACCGGCTCCGCCCGCGCCGCCTCCCTTCCTGATGTTCCGACCGTGGCCGAGAGCGGCTTTCCCGGCTTCGAGGTGGTGACCTGGCAGGGCCTCCTCGCCCCCGCCGGCACGCCGGAGCCGGTGCTGGATCGGCTGCACGCCGAGACCCGCCGCGCTATGGCCACCCCGGAGGTCGCCGACAACCTGCGCGCCCAGGGCTTCGACCTGGCCACTGGCAGCCGGGCGGAGTTCGCGGCGCTGGTGAAGGCCGAGGCCGCCCGCTGGCCGGGCATCGTGAGGGCGTCCGGCGCGCGGATCGACTGA
- a CDS encoding glutathione S-transferase, with amino-acid sequence MITIHHLNNSRSQRVLWLLEELEVPYEIRRYQRDPQTMLAPPELRAVHPLGKSPVLTEGGLTLAETGAIVEYVLERHGNGRLVPAKDGPHHWTYRHWMHHAEGSAMPPLVMALLFNAMGRRAPPEAQPVAEKLAQGMKGAMVEPNLERLKDYWNAALAGTGWFAGPEMTAADIMMSFPLEAASSRSPFGDRPHPAAFLARIHERPAYRRAVEKGGEYAYAR; translated from the coding sequence ATGATCACGATCCACCACCTGAACAATTCCCGCTCCCAGCGGGTGCTCTGGCTGCTGGAGGAGCTGGAAGTCCCCTACGAGATCCGGCGCTATCAGCGGGACCCGCAGACCATGCTGGCGCCGCCGGAGCTGCGGGCGGTGCACCCGCTGGGCAAGTCCCCGGTCCTGACGGAGGGCGGGCTGACGCTGGCCGAGACGGGCGCGATCGTGGAGTACGTGCTGGAGCGCCACGGCAACGGGCGCCTGGTGCCGGCGAAGGACGGGCCGCACCACTGGACCTACCGCCACTGGATGCACCACGCGGAGGGCTCGGCCATGCCGCCGCTGGTGATGGCGCTGCTGTTCAACGCCATGGGCCGGCGCGCCCCGCCGGAGGCGCAGCCGGTGGCGGAGAAGCTGGCCCAGGGCATGAAGGGCGCGATGGTGGAGCCGAACCTGGAGCGGCTGAAGGATTACTGGAACGCCGCCCTGGCGGGGACGGGCTGGTTCGCCGGGCCGGAGATGACGGCCGCCGACATCATGATGAGCTTCCCGCTGGAGGCCGCCTCCTCTCGCTCCCCCTTCGGAGACCGGCCGCACCCGGCGGCCTTCCTGGCGCGCATCCATGAGCGCCCGGCCTATCGGCGCGCGGTGGAGAAGGGCGGGGAGTACGCCTACGCCCGGTGA
- a CDS encoding DUF6311 domain-containing protein: MNTTAQTDAPGSRAPAILTYGIALALGLVLALYVFPLPFLFPHGEVVMNESDATQHAVGQRYFIAEPWGWPLLQIRTLLPPDGLPLGFMDGIPILALVLKAVRGILPQGFHGVGLWYGLAWVLQPVAAVFCLRAAGEKRLLPALAFMMLAVAMPAWWARYGHAALSGHFILLLGLGTYFHLLSPRPAGTMLWRWLGAVALVLGALLTHPYLAVMTMALVLAAPATLVWRGLSSLRAAAPAGRLAAWRPALLAAAGGIGTVVAAQLLISALGYDQAIGGGGYGLYAMNLLSPVWPFWSGLLPNPSSFAELPNAAGWESYNWLGLGVIAAVPLGVLLHPRAAALGMRRHLGLVLALLGLTAMAVSTKVGLGSRLVLDLGDPPKALESFRASGRLFWPVAYALALAGVLLLARLRPVALRAAALAAVVAVQWMDVAPVRDRLIASVEHVPALAPETRALRQILPTATAITMLPSWFCWSSEVTATAHPMMMEFLGLASERALPVNTVFPARLPRPVPCSDDIPRATAPLRAGEVRIFTNPGDGDWITLRPEGPHRCEKVERVVFCRRPDEVFPRVESAPLSGGLDFRLNGNGASSMEAGWRVLGEGWTWSGGSDAALLLRRDAGAAGPLRLVFEAIGFAPPGRASQRVTVRTEDGAVQGEWELPHMTFTQPVLDVPAGAGPLRLLFHFERPSSPVEIGMSADPRIYAMGLRGLRAEPR; this comes from the coding sequence GTGAACACCACTGCCCAAACCGACGCGCCAGGGTCTCGCGCGCCAGCCATCCTCACCTACGGCATCGCGCTGGCCCTCGGCTTGGTCCTCGCGCTGTACGTGTTCCCGTTGCCCTTCCTCTTCCCGCACGGCGAAGTCGTGATGAACGAGAGCGATGCCACGCAGCACGCCGTGGGGCAGCGCTACTTCATCGCGGAGCCGTGGGGCTGGCCGCTGCTGCAGATCCGCACGCTGCTCCCGCCCGATGGCCTGCCGCTGGGCTTCATGGACGGCATCCCGATTCTCGCCCTGGTGTTGAAGGCGGTGCGCGGCATCCTGCCGCAGGGCTTCCACGGGGTCGGGCTGTGGTACGGCCTGGCCTGGGTGCTGCAGCCCGTGGCCGCCGTGTTCTGCCTTCGTGCGGCAGGGGAGAAGCGGCTGCTCCCCGCCCTGGCCTTCATGATGCTGGCGGTCGCCATGCCCGCCTGGTGGGCGCGCTACGGCCATGCGGCGCTGAGCGGGCACTTCATCCTGCTGCTCGGCCTTGGCACCTACTTCCACCTGCTGTCGCCCCGCCCGGCCGGGACCATGCTGTGGCGCTGGCTGGGCGCGGTGGCCCTCGTCCTCGGGGCGTTGCTCACCCATCCCTATCTTGCGGTGATGACGATGGCGCTGGTGCTGGCAGCGCCCGCCACGCTGGTCTGGCGTGGCCTCTCCTCCTTGCGGGCTGCTGCCCCCGCCGGACGCCTCGCGGCGTGGCGGCCGGCCCTCCTGGCGGCCGCGGGCGGGATCGGCACGGTGGTGGCGGCGCAGCTCCTGATCAGCGCGCTGGGCTACGATCAGGCCATTGGCGGTGGGGGATACGGCCTCTACGCCATGAACCTGCTCTCGCCCGTCTGGCCGTTCTGGTCGGGCCTGCTGCCGAACCCCAGCAGCTTCGCGGAGCTTCCGAACGCCGCGGGATGGGAGAGCTACAATTGGCTGGGCCTCGGCGTCATCGCGGCCGTTCCCCTGGGGGTGCTGCTGCATCCCAGGGCGGCGGCGCTGGGGATGCGGCGGCATCTCGGCCTTGTCCTCGCCCTGCTCGGACTCACCGCCATGGCGGTGAGCACGAAGGTCGGCCTGGGCAGCCGGCTGGTGCTCGACCTCGGCGATCCGCCGAAGGCGCTGGAGAGCTTCCGCGCCAGCGGGCGCCTCTTCTGGCCTGTCGCCTACGCGCTGGCCCTCGCCGGGGTGCTCCTGCTCGCCCGGCTGCGGCCCGTGGCGCTGCGGGCCGCGGCGCTGGCGGCCGTGGTGGCGGTGCAGTGGATGGACGTCGCCCCGGTGCGCGACCGCCTGATCGCCTCGGTGGAGCACGTGCCCGCGCTGGCGCCGGAGACGAGGGCGTTGCGCCAGATCCTGCCCACCGCCACGGCGATCACGATGCTCCCCTCCTGGTTCTGCTGGAGTTCGGAGGTCACCGCGACGGCGCACCCGATGATGATGGAGTTCCTCGGCCTCGCCTCGGAACGGGCGCTGCCGGTGAACACCGTCTTTCCCGCCCGCCTGCCGCGGCCCGTGCCGTGCAGCGACGACATCCCCAGGGCCACCGCGCCGCTGAGGGCTGGCGAGGTGCGTATCTTCACCAATCCCGGCGACGGCGACTGGATCACGCTCCGCCCGGAGGGGCCGCACCGCTGCGAGAAGGTGGAGCGGGTGGTCTTCTGCCGCCGGCCCGACGAGGTCTTTCCCCGGGTCGAGTCCGCGCCGCTGTCGGGCGGCCTGGACTTCCGCCTGAACGGCAACGGCGCCTCCTCCATGGAGGCGGGCTGGCGCGTCTTGGGAGAGGGCTGGACCTGGTCGGGCGGCTCGGACGCCGCGCTGCTCCTGCGGCGGGACGCCGGGGCCGCCGGGCCGCTCCGGCTCGTGTTCGAAGCGATCGGCTTCGCCCCGCCCGGGCGGGCCAGTCAGCGCGTCACCGTGCGGACCGAGGACGGGGCGGTGCAGGGCGAGTGGGAGCTGCCGCACATGACCTTCACGCAGCCCGTGCTGGACGTGCCGGCGGGCGCGGGGCCGTTGCGCCTGCTCTTCCACTTCGAGCGCCCGTCCTCCCCCGTCGAGATCGGCATGAGCGCGGATCCGCGCATCTACGCGATGGGGCTGCGGGGCCTGCGGGCGGAGCCGCGCTGA
- a CDS encoding DUF1801 domain-containing protein, with amino-acid sequence MAEPRLLAGGNPQIPKGEGDAPVQAYIAAMPGWKRRVGAAIDEVVGRTVPGVRKAVKWNTPLYGMEQGAWFLGFHGFDRLVKVTFFRGASLDPVPPGRSKQAEVRYLDIREEDGVDEARLADWVRQASALPGARL; translated from the coding sequence GTGGCGGAGCCGAGGCTGCTCGCGGGCGGGAACCCGCAGATCCCCAAAGGCGAGGGCGACGCGCCGGTCCAGGCCTATATCGCGGCCATGCCGGGCTGGAAGCGGCGGGTCGGTGCGGCGATCGACGAGGTGGTCGGGCGCACGGTCCCGGGGGTCCGCAAGGCCGTCAAGTGGAACACGCCGCTCTACGGGATGGAGCAGGGGGCCTGGTTCCTGGGCTTTCACGGGTTCGACCGCTTGGTGAAGGTGACCTTCTTCCGCGGAGCCTCGCTGGATCCGGTGCCGCCCGGCCGGTCGAAGCAGGCGGAGGTCCGCTACCTCGACATCCGCGAGGAGGACGGGGTCGACGAGGCCCGCCTCGCGGACTGGGTACGGCAGGCCAGCGCCCTGCCGGGCGCGCGCCTCTGA